One stretch of Corallococcus exiguus DNA includes these proteins:
- a CDS encoding NmrA family NAD(P)-binding protein → MSIVINTPNGNIGRPLVEKLLKAGRQVTVISRTPEKVADLVKLGAKVVQGSIEEQATLDAALVGAEALFWLSPPAIRPDFQDWAKANGKMAAERVKAHGVKRVVLLSSVGAQSGPGTGPVSVLKPIEEAFQAAAPNVVSLRAGFFMENLLRDVQGLAKAGALFSASPETKAFPMVATADIAAKAAEVLLDPSWTGHRYVGVHGPKDLTYPEVASILTQVLGQPVKYVRVGLEDLRNGMTGAGMPAFAADTFVEMYGAIQDGRMDPAEPRSKETTTPTTLAEFASTVLKPVVEQARAS, encoded by the coding sequence ATGTCCATCGTCATCAACACCCCGAACGGCAACATCGGTCGTCCCCTCGTGGAGAAGCTGCTGAAGGCGGGCCGTCAGGTCACCGTCATCTCCCGCACCCCGGAGAAGGTGGCGGACCTGGTGAAGCTGGGCGCGAAGGTGGTGCAGGGCTCCATCGAAGAGCAGGCCACGCTGGACGCGGCGCTCGTTGGCGCGGAGGCGCTGTTCTGGTTGTCGCCGCCCGCCATCCGCCCGGACTTCCAGGACTGGGCGAAGGCCAACGGCAAGATGGCCGCGGAGCGCGTGAAGGCGCACGGCGTGAAGCGCGTGGTGCTCCTCTCCAGCGTCGGCGCGCAGAGCGGTCCGGGCACGGGGCCGGTGTCCGTGCTGAAGCCCATTGAAGAGGCCTTCCAGGCGGCGGCCCCCAACGTCGTCAGCCTGCGCGCGGGTTTCTTCATGGAGAACCTGCTTCGCGACGTGCAGGGCCTGGCGAAGGCCGGCGCGCTCTTCAGCGCGAGCCCGGAGACGAAGGCCTTCCCCATGGTCGCCACCGCGGACATCGCGGCCAAGGCCGCCGAGGTGCTCCTGGACCCGTCGTGGACGGGCCACCGCTATGTGGGCGTCCACGGGCCCAAGGACCTCACCTATCCGGAGGTCGCCAGCATCCTCACCCAGGTGCTGGGCCAGCCCGTGAAGTACGTGCGGGTGGGACTGGAGGACCTGCGCAACGGCATGACGGGCGCGGGCATGCCCGCTTTCGCGGCGGACACCTTCGTGGAGATGTACGGCGCCATCCAGGACGGACGCATGGACCCGGCCGAGCCCCGCTCGAAGGAGACCACCACGCCCACCACGCTGGCGGAGTTCGCCAGCACCGTGCTCAAGCCGGTGGTGGAGCAGGCTCGCGCGTCGTGA
- a CDS encoding bifunctional acetate--CoA ligase family protein/GNAT family N-acetyltransferase → MDEQRPATPPARTDPSIDLLHQRTRQPLEVIFSPRSVAVVGASERPGSVGRTVLWNLISSPFGGTVYPVNPQRPNVLGIKAWPSLRALPEPVDLAVIVTPAKSVPAIIRECAEVGVKGAIIISAGFKETGPEGAKLEQEVLQIAQAANLRIIGPNCLGVMRPTSGFNATFAKGMARPGNVAFISQSGALLTSILDWSLREAVGFSAFVSVGSMLDVGWGDLIDFLADDPMTRSILLYMESIGDARAFLSAAREVALTKPIIVIKAGRTAQAAQAAASHTGTLAGSDEVLSAAFRRAGVLRVDSIEDLFHMAEVLARQPRPSGRRLTLLTNAGGPAVLATDALVSGGGELAVLSDDTKKQLDGFLPPPWSHANPVDILGDADAERYAKALETTGADPNSDGLLVILTPQDMTEPTKTADRLKGYAKLPGKPVLASWMGGSEVAAGERILNDAGIPTFGYPDTAARVFNYMWRYADNIAGLYETPTLAEEPTGGARDVARALVDEARASGRTLLSEYESKRLLAAYGIPTVETWLATSEDEAVEKARALGFPVVLKLNSLTVTHKTDVGGVRLDLRDEAQVREAYRAIRDALAERGLQDAFQGVTVQPMAKLDGYELILGSSLDAQFGPVLLFGAGGTLVEVMQDRALGLPPLTTTLARRMMERTRIHHALKGVRGRAPVDMGALERLMVRFSQLVVEQPLIRELDINPLLVSGERIIALDARVVLHPPEVPAAALPKLAIEPYPHQYAKLLTLKNGEQLLVRPIRPEDEPAMGRFHQALSEQTVFMRYAGLMKLSQRVAHERLARICFNDYAREMALVAERPSPDGKGGGEILAVGRLTRLRGTKDAEFAITVSDPAQRLGLGTELLRRLVEIGRDWGLRRIVADILTRNRGMQAVSKKLGFTLVEHEELAPDMVKAVKVLNG, encoded by the coding sequence ATGGACGAGCAACGCCCCGCCACGCCCCCGGCCCGGACGGACCCTTCCATCGACCTGCTCCACCAGCGGACCCGTCAGCCGCTGGAGGTCATCTTCTCCCCCCGCAGCGTCGCGGTGGTGGGGGCGAGCGAGCGCCCCGGCAGCGTGGGCCGCACCGTCCTCTGGAACCTCATCAGCAGCCCGTTCGGCGGCACCGTCTACCCGGTGAACCCGCAGCGCCCCAACGTGCTCGGCATCAAGGCGTGGCCGTCCCTGCGCGCGCTGCCGGAGCCCGTGGACCTGGCCGTCATCGTCACGCCCGCGAAGTCCGTGCCCGCCATCATCCGCGAGTGCGCGGAGGTTGGCGTCAAGGGCGCCATCATCATCTCCGCGGGCTTCAAGGAGACGGGCCCGGAGGGCGCGAAGCTGGAGCAGGAGGTGCTTCAAATCGCGCAGGCCGCGAACCTGCGCATCATCGGCCCCAATTGCCTGGGCGTGATGCGCCCCACGAGTGGCTTCAACGCCACCTTCGCCAAGGGCATGGCCCGCCCCGGCAACGTGGCCTTCATCAGCCAGTCCGGCGCGCTGCTCACCTCCATCCTCGACTGGAGCCTGCGCGAGGCCGTGGGCTTCAGCGCCTTCGTCTCCGTGGGCTCCATGCTGGACGTGGGCTGGGGAGACCTCATCGACTTCCTCGCGGATGATCCGATGACGCGCTCCATCCTGCTGTACATGGAGTCCATCGGCGACGCGCGCGCCTTCCTGTCCGCCGCGCGCGAGGTGGCCCTCACCAAGCCCATCATCGTCATCAAGGCCGGCCGCACCGCGCAGGCCGCGCAGGCCGCCGCGTCCCACACCGGCACGCTCGCCGGCAGCGACGAGGTGCTCTCCGCCGCCTTCCGCCGCGCGGGCGTGCTGCGCGTGGACTCCATCGAGGACCTGTTCCACATGGCGGAGGTGCTGGCCCGCCAGCCCCGGCCCTCCGGCCGCAGGCTCACGCTGCTGACCAACGCGGGCGGCCCCGCGGTGCTCGCCACGGACGCGCTCGTGTCCGGTGGCGGCGAACTGGCCGTGCTGTCCGACGACACCAAGAAGCAGCTGGACGGCTTCCTGCCGCCGCCCTGGAGCCACGCCAACCCGGTGGACATCCTGGGAGACGCGGACGCGGAGCGCTACGCGAAGGCGCTGGAGACCACCGGCGCGGACCCCAACAGCGACGGCCTGCTCGTCATCCTCACGCCGCAGGACATGACGGAGCCCACCAAGACGGCGGACCGACTCAAGGGCTACGCGAAGCTGCCCGGCAAGCCCGTGCTCGCCAGCTGGATGGGCGGTTCGGAAGTCGCCGCCGGTGAGCGCATCCTCAACGACGCGGGCATCCCGACCTTCGGCTACCCGGACACCGCGGCCCGCGTCTTCAACTACATGTGGCGCTACGCGGACAACATCGCCGGGCTCTATGAGACGCCCACGCTGGCGGAGGAGCCCACCGGTGGAGCCCGCGACGTGGCGCGCGCCCTGGTGGACGAGGCCCGCGCCTCCGGCCGCACCCTCCTGTCCGAATACGAATCCAAGCGCCTGCTGGCCGCCTACGGCATCCCCACCGTGGAGACGTGGCTCGCCACGTCCGAGGACGAGGCGGTGGAGAAGGCCCGCGCGCTGGGCTTCCCCGTGGTGCTCAAGCTGAACTCGCTCACGGTGACGCACAAGACGGACGTGGGCGGCGTGCGGTTGGACCTGCGCGACGAGGCGCAGGTGCGGGAGGCCTACCGCGCCATCCGCGACGCGCTCGCGGAGCGGGGCCTCCAGGACGCGTTCCAGGGCGTCACCGTGCAGCCCATGGCGAAGCTGGACGGCTACGAGCTGATTCTGGGCAGCAGCCTGGACGCGCAGTTCGGGCCGGTGCTGCTCTTCGGCGCGGGCGGCACGCTGGTGGAGGTGATGCAGGACCGCGCCCTGGGCCTGCCGCCCCTCACCACCACGCTGGCGCGACGGATGATGGAGCGCACGCGCATCCACCACGCGCTCAAGGGCGTGCGCGGCCGGGCCCCCGTGGACATGGGCGCGCTGGAGCGGCTGATGGTGCGCTTCAGCCAGCTGGTGGTGGAGCAGCCGCTCATCCGCGAGCTGGACATCAACCCGCTGCTCGTCTCTGGCGAGCGCATCATCGCGCTGGACGCGCGCGTGGTGCTGCACCCGCCAGAGGTCCCGGCCGCGGCGCTGCCGAAGCTCGCCATCGAACCGTACCCGCACCAGTACGCGAAGCTGCTCACGCTGAAGAACGGCGAGCAGCTCCTGGTGCGCCCCATCCGCCCGGAGGACGAGCCCGCCATGGGCCGCTTCCACCAGGCGCTCTCCGAGCAGACCGTGTTCATGCGCTACGCGGGCCTGATGAAGCTCAGCCAGCGCGTGGCCCATGAGCGCCTGGCGCGCATCTGCTTCAACGACTACGCGCGCGAGATGGCGCTCGTCGCCGAGCGGCCGTCGCCGGACGGGAAGGGCGGGGGAGAGATCCTCGCGGTGGGCCGGCTCACGCGCCTGCGCGGCACGAAGGACGCGGAGTTCGCCATCACCGTCAGCGACCCCGCGCAGCGGCTGGGCCTGGGCACGGAGCTGTTGCGGCGGCTGGTGGAGATTGGAAGGGACTGGGGCCTGCGCCGCATCGTCGCGGACATCCTCACACGCAACCGCGGCATGCAGGCCGTCAGCAAGAAGCTGGGGTTCACCCTCGTGGAACACGAGGAGTTGGCCCCGGACATGGTGAAGGCCGTGAAGGTGCTCAACGGCTGA
- a CDS encoding serine/threonine protein kinase gives MQKPTEPTSAQSEPLTTGRVLRSTYEIGTVLGKGGMGAVFLARHLRLPGKQVAIKVLHGAEEVSEEVALRFRREAEIASRLGHPNIVEVLDFDTLEDGTPFMVMEYLRGEGLSRRLRKQKKLPLEEVFSITRQMGAALQAAHRAGVVHRDLKPGNVFLVPTEAGGVVGERVKLLDFGISKLVDSRTLMTLDSVLMGTPQYMAPEQAMGHNSNVDARTDLFAFGCIVYEMIAGRPPYSGDNVAELIYQIVHLEPPPLLTLAPETPPHVVTAISRAMAKKPDDRYPDVGSFILDLTGSPLQTLAEVKPEQRSRPANPTAPPSVPRPPDREEHIPTVGMRPHAGHDTSSPAPSAGPRTESLAAQPLAPARAKWPVAVAVGMAVIIAFAVAFFWKRPGVTAPAVGVVNPPSTPVQPQPQPTEPVTPPAVVVAPPEDVNKPVDPEPQPTEPENSTQPTVNAKPKPRVAPESMPDSVREDLAAAQKALDASNTAEALRHIRRSQRTKITGLSFSLLTRVYCQQHDLANSRANWTRVPATERPRVRQYCSQYDIDL, from the coding sequence ATGCAAAAGCCAACCGAACCGACCTCCGCGCAGAGCGAGCCGTTGACCACGGGACGGGTCCTGCGCTCCACGTATGAGATTGGCACCGTGCTGGGCAAGGGTGGCATGGGCGCGGTGTTCCTCGCGCGCCACCTGCGCCTGCCGGGCAAGCAGGTCGCCATCAAGGTGCTGCACGGCGCGGAGGAGGTGTCGGAAGAGGTGGCGCTGCGCTTCCGGCGCGAGGCGGAGATCGCCTCCCGGCTGGGGCACCCGAACATCGTGGAGGTGCTGGACTTCGACACCCTGGAGGACGGCACGCCCTTCATGGTGATGGAGTACCTGCGCGGTGAAGGCCTGTCGCGCCGGCTTCGCAAGCAGAAGAAGCTGCCGCTGGAGGAGGTCTTCTCCATCACGCGGCAGATGGGCGCGGCGTTGCAGGCGGCGCACCGCGCGGGTGTGGTGCACCGCGACCTGAAGCCGGGCAACGTGTTCCTCGTGCCCACGGAAGCGGGCGGCGTCGTGGGCGAGCGCGTGAAGCTGCTCGACTTCGGCATCTCCAAGCTCGTGGACTCGCGCACGCTGATGACGCTCGACTCCGTGCTGATGGGGACGCCGCAGTACATGGCCCCTGAGCAGGCCATGGGCCACAACAGCAACGTGGACGCGCGCACGGACCTCTTCGCGTTCGGCTGCATCGTCTACGAGATGATCGCGGGCCGGCCGCCCTACTCCGGCGACAACGTCGCGGAGCTCATCTACCAGATCGTCCACCTGGAGCCCCCGCCGCTCCTGACGCTTGCGCCCGAGACGCCGCCGCACGTGGTGACGGCCATCTCCCGCGCGATGGCGAAGAAGCCAGACGACCGCTACCCGGACGTGGGCTCGTTCATCCTGGACCTGACGGGCAGCCCGCTCCAGACGCTCGCGGAAGTGAAGCCGGAGCAGCGCTCGCGTCCCGCCAATCCCACGGCCCCGCCGTCGGTGCCGCGTCCGCCGGACCGCGAGGAGCACATCCCCACGGTGGGCATGCGTCCCCACGCCGGCCACGACACGTCATCCCCCGCCCCTTCCGCGGGACCTCGGACGGAGTCCCTGGCCGCCCAGCCGCTGGCCCCCGCTCGCGCGAAGTGGCCGGTGGCCGTGGCCGTGGGGATGGCGGTCATCATCGCGTTCGCCGTCGCCTTCTTCTGGAAGCGTCCGGGCGTGACGGCGCCCGCCGTCGGGGTGGTGAATCCCCCGTCGACCCCAGTCCAGCCGCAGCCCCAGCCCACGGAGCCCGTCACCCCGCCCGCCGTGGTCGTGGCGCCGCCGGAGGACGTGAACAAGCCCGTGGATCCGGAGCCCCAGCCGACGGAACCGGAGAACTCCACGCAGCCCACGGTGAACGCAAAGCCGAAGCCTCGCGTCGCCCCCGAGTCCATGCCGGACAGCGTGCGCGAGGATCTGGCGGCGGCGCAGAAGGCACTGGACGCTTCGAACACGGCGGAAGCGCTGCGTCACATCCGGCGCAGCCAGCGCACGAAGATCACCGGCCTGTCGTTCTCGCTGCTCACCCGCGTGTACTGCCAGCAACACGACCTGGCGAACTCGCGGGCAAATTGGACCCGCGTACCGGCAACGGAACGTCCAAGGGTCCGACAATACTGTTCGCAGTACGATATCGACCTGTAG
- a CDS encoding DUF4142 domain-containing protein yields the protein MRTAKFWMGTLLAGALALGYGCGSEANKDPTPQDAPQQQYPDAGTDAGVLLTLTDAQIARVLQVANEGEVMLGQYAAPLATEQAVIDFNNQMVTEHTAVKQRLDALLAAQGITPEDTTLSLQLQTDVQELMQILAGPNAPPAGAARDLALISAQLDAHARVAFLADSLLSPQIVNPALKQEATTERQGVQMHINSAATIQSNLVMPPATP from the coding sequence ATGCGGACAGCGAAATTCTGGATGGGGACACTGCTGGCGGGCGCGCTGGCGCTGGGCTACGGCTGCGGAAGCGAGGCGAACAAGGATCCGACGCCGCAGGACGCACCGCAGCAGCAGTACCCGGACGCGGGCACCGACGCGGGCGTGCTGCTGACGCTCACCGACGCGCAGATCGCCCGCGTCCTGCAGGTCGCCAACGAGGGCGAGGTGATGCTGGGCCAGTACGCCGCGCCGCTCGCCACCGAGCAGGCCGTGATCGACTTCAACAACCAGATGGTGACCGAGCACACCGCCGTGAAACAACGGCTGGACGCGCTGCTCGCGGCCCAGGGCATCACGCCCGAGGACACCACGCTGAGCCTCCAACTGCAGACGGACGTCCAGGAGCTGATGCAGATCCTCGCCGGTCCGAACGCACCGCCCGCGGGCGCCGCGCGCGACCTGGCGCTGATCAGCGCGCAGCTCGACGCACACGCGAGAGTCGCCTTCCTCGCCGACAGCCTGCTGTCGCCCCAGATCGTCAACCCGGCCCTGAAGCAGGAGGCGACCACCGAGCGGCAGGGCGTGCAGATGCACATCAACTCCGCGGCGACCATCCAGTCGAACCTGGTGATGCCACCCGCCACGCCGTAG
- a CDS encoding DEAD/DEAH box helicase has product MSASADTRAPLAALLPKPGEPPLDADEILNRFVGYVATNGLSLYSAQEEAILELLSDKHLFLKTPTGSGKSLVAMALHFKAMAEGKVSFYTCPIKALVNEKFFALSKAFGPENVGMLTGDASINREAPILCCTAEILSNLALRDASARVDAVVMDEFHYYSDKERGVAWQIPLLALPKTQFLLMSATLGDTHVIEQSLEKLTGREVATVRSSERPVPLDFDYREVPLHETIQDLIARGKYPVYLVNFTQRAAAEQAQNLMSVDFNTKEEKEEIRQALLDAPFDTPYGKDFQRFLRHGIGMHHAGLLPKYRLLVEKLAQQGLLKVISGTDTLGVGVNIPIRTVLFTQLFKFNGEKLTTLSVRDFKQISGRAGRKGFDTEGSVVAQAPEYMVENIRQAAKEAAGKKKTPKAKPPQKGFVQYDKSTFERLQNGMPEPLESRFDVSHGLLLNLLQSDKTEGSGGYKRLVQLVMRSHSSDYTKKKLLKDAAMYFRTLRDAGIVKVVQWEKHSATVEVSEDLQRDFSLNHTLSLYLHETLELLDPTLETYALDVVTLVESILENPDVVLYAQLHQLKGEKIQEMKAQGVEYDDRMEELEKLEWPKPNREFVYGTFNAFAKKHPWVGEENIRPKSIVRDMFERFMSFHDYVREYGLQRSEGVLLRYVGDVYKSLVQTVPEKFRNEDLDDILDHLRATLRQVDSSLLDEWERMRNPEAPVEVKPVVDLKPKELTEDPKAFAARVREELHRLLRALGQRRYLDALGMLDNALGEWTAPKLELAMAPYFEEHKLVVLTPQARKPANTQLKEAGTRQWEAQQRIMDPEGHGDWVIDCEIDLRGRRMDDGPILMLRRIGGMTAWS; this is encoded by the coding sequence ATGAGTGCCTCCGCCGACACCCGCGCCCCGCTCGCCGCCTTGTTGCCGAAGCCTGGCGAGCCCCCTCTCGATGCCGACGAGATCCTCAACCGCTTCGTGGGCTACGTGGCCACGAACGGCCTGAGCCTGTACTCCGCCCAGGAGGAGGCCATCCTGGAGCTCTTGAGCGACAAGCACCTGTTCCTCAAGACGCCCACGGGCTCCGGCAAGTCGCTGGTGGCCATGGCGCTCCACTTCAAGGCCATGGCCGAGGGCAAGGTGTCGTTCTACACGTGCCCCATCAAGGCGCTGGTGAACGAGAAGTTCTTCGCGCTCTCCAAGGCCTTTGGCCCGGAGAACGTGGGCATGCTGACGGGCGACGCGTCCATCAACCGCGAGGCGCCCATCCTCTGCTGCACGGCGGAGATTCTTTCGAACCTCGCGCTGCGTGATGCCTCCGCGCGCGTGGACGCGGTGGTGATGGACGAGTTCCACTACTACTCCGACAAGGAGCGCGGGGTGGCCTGGCAGATTCCGCTGCTGGCGCTGCCCAAGACGCAGTTCCTGCTGATGTCCGCCACGCTGGGCGACACGCACGTCATCGAGCAGAGCCTGGAGAAGCTCACCGGCCGCGAGGTGGCCACGGTGCGCAGCTCCGAGCGCCCCGTGCCGCTGGACTTCGACTACCGCGAGGTGCCGCTGCACGAGACCATCCAGGACCTCATCGCGCGCGGGAAGTACCCCGTGTACCTGGTGAACTTCACGCAGCGGGCCGCCGCCGAGCAGGCGCAGAACCTGATGTCCGTGGACTTCAACACCAAGGAAGAGAAGGAGGAGATCCGCCAGGCGCTGCTGGACGCCCCCTTCGACACGCCCTACGGCAAGGACTTCCAGCGCTTCCTGCGCCACGGCATCGGCATGCACCACGCGGGCCTGCTGCCCAAGTACCGCCTGCTGGTGGAGAAGCTGGCGCAGCAGGGCCTGCTCAAGGTCATCAGCGGCACGGACACCCTGGGCGTGGGCGTGAACATCCCCATCCGCACGGTGCTCTTCACGCAGCTGTTCAAGTTCAACGGCGAGAAGCTGACGACGCTGAGCGTGCGCGACTTCAAGCAGATCTCCGGCCGCGCGGGCCGCAAGGGCTTCGACACCGAGGGCAGCGTGGTGGCGCAGGCCCCGGAGTACATGGTCGAGAACATCCGCCAGGCGGCGAAGGAGGCCGCGGGCAAGAAGAAGACGCCCAAGGCGAAGCCGCCACAAAAGGGCTTCGTGCAGTACGACAAGAGCACCTTCGAGCGGCTCCAGAACGGGATGCCGGAGCCGCTGGAGTCGCGCTTCGACGTGAGCCACGGCCTGCTGCTCAACCTGCTCCAGAGCGACAAGACGGAAGGCAGCGGCGGCTACAAGCGGCTGGTGCAGCTGGTGATGCGCTCGCACAGCTCCGACTACACGAAGAAGAAGCTCCTGAAGGACGCGGCGATGTACTTCCGCACGCTGCGCGACGCGGGCATCGTCAAGGTGGTGCAGTGGGAGAAGCACTCGGCGACGGTGGAGGTGTCGGAGGACCTGCAGCGCGACTTCAGCCTCAACCACACGCTGTCGCTGTACCTGCATGAGACGCTGGAGCTGTTGGACCCCACGCTGGAGACGTACGCGCTGGACGTCGTCACGCTGGTGGAGTCCATCCTGGAGAACCCGGACGTGGTGCTGTACGCGCAGCTGCACCAGCTGAAGGGGGAGAAGATCCAGGAGATGAAGGCGCAGGGCGTGGAGTACGACGACCGCATGGAGGAGCTGGAGAAGCTGGAGTGGCCCAAGCCGAACCGCGAGTTCGTCTACGGCACCTTCAACGCCTTCGCGAAGAAGCACCCGTGGGTGGGCGAGGAGAACATCCGGCCCAAGTCCATTGTCCGGGACATGTTCGAGCGCTTCATGTCCTTCCACGACTACGTGCGTGAGTACGGCCTGCAGCGCAGCGAGGGTGTGCTGCTGCGCTACGTGGGTGACGTCTACAAGTCGCTGGTGCAGACGGTGCCGGAGAAGTTCCGCAACGAGGACCTGGACGACATCCTCGACCACCTTCGCGCGACGCTGCGTCAGGTGGACTCCAGCCTCCTGGACGAGTGGGAGCGGATGCGCAACCCGGAGGCCCCCGTCGAAGTGAAGCCGGTGGTGGACCTCAAGCCCAAGGAGCTCACGGAGGACCCCAAGGCCTTCGCCGCGCGCGTGCGCGAAGAGCTGCACCGTTTGTTGCGCGCGCTGGGCCAGCGCCGCTACCTGGACGCGCTGGGCATGCTGGACAACGCGCTGGGCGAGTGGACCGCGCCGAAGCTGGAGCTGGCCATGGCGCCGTACTTCGAGGAGCACAAGCTGGTGGTGCTCACGCCCCAGGCGCGCAAGCCGGCGAACACGCAGCTCAAGGAGGCGGGCACGCGCCAGTGGGAAGCCCAGCAGCGCATCATGGACCCGGAGGGCCATGGGGACTGGGTCATCGACTGTGAGATTGACCTGCGCGGCCGCCGCATGGACGACGGCCCCATCCTGATGCTGCGCCGCATTGGCGGGATGACCGCCTGGTCTTGA
- a CDS encoding LysR family transcriptional regulator: MSITHLQSFVAVAEEGHVGRAALRLHITQPPLSRHILALEDELGTPLFERVPKGMRLLPTGEALLHHARRILAEVEVATLTVREAAGGSGASKPPHT, translated from the coding sequence GTGAGCATCACGCACCTCCAGTCCTTCGTCGCGGTGGCGGAAGAGGGCCACGTGGGCCGGGCCGCGCTCCGGCTGCACATCACCCAGCCGCCGCTCAGCCGTCACATCCTCGCCCTGGAGGATGAGCTGGGCACGCCCCTCTTCGAGCGCGTCCCCAAAGGCATGCGCCTGCTGCCCACCGGCGAGGCCCTGCTCCACCACGCGCGCCGCATCCTGGCGGAGGTGGAGGTCGCCACCCTCACCGTGCGCGAGGCGGCCGGAGGCTCTGGAGCCTCCAAGCCGCCCCACACCTGA
- the map gene encoding type I methionyl aminopeptidase — MGIPLFKGSEVERLRLAGRAAAGTLAHVGSRLQPGVTTADIDAWVREDTARRGGTPSQLGYKGFPATVCTSRNHVVCHGIPRTDEVLKPGDIVNVDVTTHLDGFHGDTSATFMIGEVSADAKHVVDVARRCRDAGVSVVRHGARLGDIGAAVMALATAEGCSIVEEFGGHGIGRQMHGEPHVPHVGKAGTGITLRSGMVITIEPMVNLGRPDIRMMPDGWTVVTADGSLSAQFEHTVLVTRDGCEILTPNELSLLIPVSHPEN; from the coding sequence ATGGGAATTCCTCTCTTCAAGGGCAGTGAAGTGGAGCGGTTGCGGCTCGCGGGCCGCGCGGCGGCGGGCACGTTGGCGCACGTGGGCTCCCGGCTCCAGCCGGGCGTGACGACGGCGGACATCGACGCGTGGGTTCGCGAGGACACGGCGCGGCGGGGAGGGACGCCCAGTCAGCTGGGCTACAAGGGCTTTCCCGCCACGGTGTGCACCAGCCGCAACCACGTGGTGTGCCATGGCATCCCGCGCACGGATGAAGTGCTGAAGCCCGGCGACATCGTCAACGTGGACGTGACGACGCACCTGGACGGCTTCCATGGCGACACGTCCGCCACGTTCATGATTGGCGAGGTCTCCGCGGACGCGAAGCACGTCGTGGACGTGGCTCGACGTTGCCGGGATGCGGGCGTGTCGGTGGTGCGGCACGGCGCGCGGCTGGGGGACATTGGCGCGGCGGTGATGGCGCTGGCGACGGCGGAGGGGTGCAGCATCGTGGAGGAGTTCGGAGGCCATGGCATCGGCAGGCAGATGCATGGGGAGCCGCATGTGCCTCATGTGGGCAAGGCGGGCACGGGCATCACGCTGCGCTCGGGGATGGTCATCACCATCGAGCCCATGGTGAACCTGGGTCGGCCGGACATCCGGATGATGCCGGACGGGTGGACGGTCGTGACCGCGGACGGCAGCCTGTCCGCCCAGTTCGAGCACACCGTGCTCGTCACCCGCGACGGCTGCGAAATCCTCACGCCCAACGAGCTGTCCCTGCTCATCCCCGTGAGCCATCCAGAAAACTGA
- a CDS encoding YeiH family protein yields the protein MPLCAALCLLPSVSTGVALLAGLCVALTVGNPFAGTTRALTPRLLSLAVVGLGAGMDLRTVLAAGREGLGYTVVGIAVCLTLGVGLARLLGVPRVTGLLISVGTAICGGSAIAAVVPVLRPQEHETSVALGTVFLLNAVALFVFPVVGHAVGLTPHQFGLWCAMAIHDTSSVVGAALRYGPEALAVATPVKLARALWILPLTVGLAAWRRREGHAVTGRVRRPWFIAGFLGAAAVVTVFPGLAPVGQGVAAVARQLLVVTLFLLGAGLTRETLRAVGLRPLAQAVTLWLLMAGLCLGALRLGWAA from the coding sequence GTGCCGCTGTGCGCGGCGCTCTGCCTGCTGCCTTCTGTCTCCACCGGCGTGGCCCTGCTCGCGGGGCTGTGCGTGGCCCTGACCGTGGGCAATCCCTTCGCCGGGACGACGCGGGCCCTGACGCCCCGGCTGTTGTCCCTGGCGGTGGTGGGGCTGGGCGCGGGCATGGACCTGCGCACGGTGCTCGCGGCGGGGCGTGAGGGGCTGGGCTACACGGTGGTGGGCATCGCGGTGTGCCTGACGCTGGGGGTGGGGCTCGCCCGGCTGCTCGGTGTTCCCCGCGTGACGGGGCTGCTCATCAGCGTGGGCACGGCCATCTGCGGCGGGAGCGCCATCGCGGCGGTGGTGCCGGTGCTGCGGCCCCAGGAGCATGAGACGTCCGTGGCCCTGGGCACGGTGTTCCTGCTCAACGCGGTGGCGCTGTTCGTCTTCCCCGTCGTGGGCCATGCGGTGGGGCTGACGCCGCATCAGTTCGGCTTGTGGTGCGCGATGGCCATCCACGACACCAGCTCCGTGGTGGGTGCGGCGCTGCGCTACGGACCCGAGGCCCTGGCGGTGGCCACGCCCGTGAAGCTGGCGCGCGCCTTGTGGATCCTCCCGCTGACGGTGGGCCTGGCCGCGTGGCGCCGGCGCGAGGGCCACGCGGTGACGGGCCGGGTCCGTAGGCCGTGGTTCATCGCCGGGTTCCTCGGCGCGGCGGCGGTCGTGACGGTGTTCCCCGGGCTCGCGCCGGTGGGGCAGGGAGTGGCGGCCGTGGCCCGGCAACTGCTCGTCGTGACGCTGTTCCTGTTGGGAGCGGGGCTGACGCGCGAGACGCTGCGGGCGGTGGGCCTTCGTCCGCTCGCGCAGGCGGTGACGCTGTGGCTGCTCATGGCGGGCCTGTGCCTGGGCGCGCTGCGGCTGGGCTGGGCTGCATGA